The genomic region CGGTGCCCGGGGGAGCACAGAtgcaggcagaggggctggggagggggggggcagcccctgcctggcacccccagcccctctccctcccctgcagGCAGGGGGGCTTCAGGGAGCTCCCATTCATCCCGTCCCTGATGCTGGAGCCTGCCAGATGGATGCCCTCCCAGGAGGCATGAGACCTGCCAAACTCATTGCACCAACCCCTGCTCCAGGTGCTGcagggccgggcggggggggggggttgctgttcatccctcccacccccccccagactggactgccagcagctgctgttcaCTATGGCAACCATCTCCATCACTCTGGTTGCCGTGGCCACCCATCCCCAAAATGGCACACGCACGGAAGGGGGGGCCCAAACACATgggtgacacccccccccccccccccccccccccggcagcaggagctgaaccCGGCCCCACCCCGGGCATCGTGCCTGAGACCTGCAAAACTCATTGCACCTCAGACTGCTGGGGCAGAGAGGTTGGGGCTCAGGGaaaaggggtttgggggggcacACGGAGCCCCCCGGGCTCAGAGAGGGGCCTCGCAGCTGCGGGATTCCTCCCAGGTCACCGTCTGCCTCCGGGATGACTCAGGGGGGATTAGTGGGATTTGTCCGAGCGGGAACATCGCAGCTGCGGGCCCGGCCTCGGCCATGTAGGGCCGGTCCTGCCCGGAGCACGGGGGTGCGGGGGGCACGGGGCCAGCTGGGGCTGAAAGGCATCAGGACcatgacaccccccccccgcccccgccatgtccagcccccccccccagcatggCTGCAGCCCCTGAGCTGAACCCTCCAACCTGCCCAGCCCATGGCGATGGGGTGAAAGGAAGGGGGCACGCTGGGGGGGGCGGCAGGGTTGGGGCCGGAGGGGCCACGCTGCTGGGGACGGGGGGTGTTCCACCCGTGAAGCCCCTGTTTGTCCTCGGGCTCCCCTGCGACCTGGGGGGGTTGCGTATGTGTGCTTGTTTTTCAGGGATGTGGGGACCCAGGATGGTGACGCTGGGGTGCTGAGACCCAAAATGTTCAGATCCGGGATGTCGAGACCCAGAGTTTTGGAGAGAGGGGATGGTGAGACCCAGGGTGCTGAGATCTGGGATTTTAGAGACGTGGGATGTAGGAGACCCAGGATGCTGAGACTCGCGATGTGGGAGACCCAGAATTTTGGAGGCCAGGCATGTCAGGCACATGGGATGTTGGACACCTGGGGTGTTGAGACTCGAGATGTAGGAGACCTGGGGTGTTGAGACCCAGAATTCTGGAGATCTGGGATGTCAAAGACCCAGGATGTGGAAAACTGGGATGCTGAGCCCGGGATGTTGGAGACCTGGCATGTGGAGACCAGACATTTTGGAGGCCTGGAATGTAAAGACGGGATGCTGGAGGCCAGGGTGTGGAGAGCTGAGATGTAGGAGACCTGGGATGTGGGATATCCAGGACAGGGAGACTTGGGATGTCGACCCCAGGATGCTGAGCCCAGGATACAAAGACCTGGGATGCTGACCCCAGGCTGTGGAGCCGGGCTCGGTGGCCCTCCCGCTGGCCACGCTGGCCCCAGGCAGTCCCATCCCAGTGCTCTGGTCCAGCCCTGCCGGAGCAAGGAGCCGGTGCCCGCGGTGCGGTTCCCAGCCGGCGTGGCACAGCCGCGGTGCACTGGTGCTGCCGGGGGCTCCTGGAGGACAGACACAGGGCATGGGGACAGCTTGCTTTTACCACTTTTTATTCCAGCTGATTCTATCGGTTCCTTCACATTTATTCAAGGCACTCGGTGACCAGGCGAGTATAAAATAGACAATAAAAAGGGGGCTGCAAGCGGGAGTGGGTGTGAGGATGCAGGGGGGCGGTGGCggtttctcttcttcctcatcctcGCTGCCACCTACTTCTTGGCCGGCTCCTTGGCTTGGCTCTCGACGGTGACGGGGATGGTGATTTCGGCAGACTGGATGGCCGGCTTGGGCAGGGGGGCCTCCACCGTGAGCATGCCGTCGGGGGACAGTGAGGACCGCACGGCTGTGGCTTCGACACCAGGGGGGAGGCTGttgggggaaaagggggggggggggtgtcaagGCTTTGGCACCCACCGCCCCATgcacccaccaccccaccctGCACCGCAGCGGGTGCGATGCTGTGACTGGTGACAGACGCTCAGCCCCAAATTTCTGCTTCCCCCCAGTCCCAGTTTGGGTGAGCAGCATCCCCAGTTTGGCCAGTGAGCACTGGAGGGGCTGGGTGGGTGGGCAGAGGTCCCCAAAGACATCAGGGGGCTGCCAGGATcccatctcccctcctccctggtACTTACGTGTATTTTCGGGTGAAGCACCTGGAGATGAAGCCGTGTTCATCCTGCTTCTCCTCGTGTttgcctggaagaaaaaaaaaaaaaaaaaacgggaTGGTTGGAAGGGGCCGGCTGGGTGGGCAGTGAGCTGGGAAGGTCTCCGTGCCCGGGGTGCACCCATCCCTGCCCCGGCCCACCACATCCCCAGTGGGGCTGATCCTGCCTGTACTGGTTTTCTTTGCCTTAATATCAGCCTGGAGcaactgggggtgggggggaccaGGGGCAGCGGGGCCCCTCCGGGAGCATCCCCCAAATTCAAGGGGAGCAAAGCACCGTGCCAGGAGCTGGCAGTGGCCAAGGGCACCCAACCGCCGCCGGCTGGCCCCATAGCCCTCATTTTGGCCCCACAGCCCTCATTTTGGCTCCCTAGCCCAGCGGGGCTGGAGACTGAGCACCCGCCTCTCCCTGGGGCTGCACCCCTGAATCCTGCTGGCTGGGGAATTGCCCCCACCCCGCGCGGACCCCCCCTCGCCAGGCACGAAGCACGCCGCTGGCCTCGTGCCACAGGGTCTGGGCTTTGTCACGGTGTCCCTGGCTGAGCTGCCCAGGGagctgcgggggggggcacaggggggcTGCGGGACTCGTGACACCCCGCTGTCACCCCCCAGGTCCCTCTGTGGCTCACAGCCGGGGGGTCCCTCCCCATGTCCTGGCCGGGACAGCAGCGAGGGGTCAATatatggggctgggggggggggtctctgcaCCCCATGCAACACCTGCAGCACGAGCGCACCCCGAGCCTGAGCTTGTAATGCTGGGCCTTCCTCTTTGCCTGGATTTtgcccttccctttttcctttcctctcctctcctcccatccTGCCCCTTCCATCgcctccttttgctttttcttccctcgCTTCCCATCACTTATTccactctgcttttcctttccacccTTTTTTCCCGCAGCAAGCGCCGGGGCGGCTGCCCCAGCCGGGCACCCGGAGCGAGGGGacccccccattccccccccccatccccagcacccaccgGTAATCTCCACGATGTTATCCTTAGTTTTGACCACCAGCTCCTCGGGTGCGAAGTGGTTGACGTCCAAGGTGACCTTCCAGCTGTCGGCGGTCTGACGGATCTCGGAGATGCCGCTGCTGAGCTGGCGGCTCAGCGCCTGC from Aquila chrysaetos chrysaetos chromosome 10, bAquChr1.4, whole genome shotgun sequence harbors:
- the HSPB1 gene encoding heat shock protein beta-1; translation: MAERRVPFTFLRSPSWDPFRDWYHGSRLFDQSFGMPHIPEDWYKWPSGSAWPGYFRLLPRESALLPAPGSPYGQALSRQLSSGISEIRQTADSWKVTLDVNHFAPEELVVKTKDNIVEITGKHEEKQDEHGFISRCFTRKYTLPPGVEATAVRSSLSPDGMLTVEAPLPKPAIQSAEITIPVTVESQAKEPAKK